One genomic segment of Clavelina lepadiformis chromosome 3, kaClaLepa1.1, whole genome shotgun sequence includes these proteins:
- the LOC143449463 gene encoding uncharacterized protein LOC143449463 isoform X2, giving the protein MDKAVLKNLAEHPDVIHNPVAVISIAGAMREGKSFMLSLLTLYLESNLDSHWLDKPDTPIPYNFNWKGGIHRETRGVWIWSKPYLVQKKNGTTIALLLMYTQGCFDKSGARNDSNLFTFSTLLSSVQIYNLKEQIKENHLQSLAVFIDHAKESMKKVQSMRCFQTLLFLVRDWIGEDDFPFGKEGGDKYLEHEVFHYEGNDPDITMVIDQIRTAFTSTNCVLLPHPGNVIAKGKPKKPGTPICVKDMDDEFREEIHHFLRILIDDFTIPLKVGQKDIVGEELLNFTNNLFDLLQTNDIENPASAMEGISMAKGQTLMQRILREYDTTLETAIKGKCEDSVLTRKHNEAKRKALQDYDKDSAALHKNHKEPYKERLEKEIKYIFLKHLDSWQTNPTILHLQYNEKLLEIIRNYERLLEEKDPSAKEKVNEDFRKFFSDKPRYHQYEEKLKSRMKIIEELKLNPFNSSLKVKEKEIHKREEEIRGTRVIEHLQQQYNTSMDDLGHCTEEGLKTSHEKFQSNILRNYEQLFETRYDHLHHELRMRLVEMLEQSFRNYQHKSLEKENTLHKKYEELVNKTLKNFEKDLEDGKKDAKENALTSFIENKPDDDTYHGEYYEKLVANMKNFQRHFENQQQLKKELDNCKKELGNLEKELRKSKEQNKKLFVDLTSNKDVIRQLTEKTRQLEDFENKKNSDATHIPLEQIWAIPGEEGFLGEGSFGCVRLGFTKANGAVAVKIFKVTGSGREIKETHNKVMKEIRNLKLSNHANVIRLEGYTTWRGAAGIIMEYMPAGDLHFFLTACNNHTPGFKIPDIPADIRLRICADVTSGVAFLHHGFTDQRITHGDLKPHNILLTYDLRCKVGDFGGTQFATCTDEVHGISVGGRQEFTYCYASPERLLNRTIRTSKAMDVYSVSMIYYEVLARKAPFRGSGMSRDDIVDHVARQRMRPSLDDVESLKEKSSTDDEEIISLIEDQMKKCWSHSPEERPSMIDVRDVFERVLATKDIPSIMQHITNITQHMDIRIPSCHQVQCVRIDEIPTGSATRR; this is encoded by the exons ATGGACAAAGCTGTCTTGAAGAACTTGGCAGAACATCCTGACGTCATACACAATCCTGTTGCAGTCATTTCCATTGCTGGAGCCATGCGAGAAGGAAAATCATTTATGCTGAGTTTGTTGACCCTGTATCTGGAGTCTAACCTG GACAGCCACTGGCTAGACAAACCTGACACTCCAATCCCATATAATTTCAACTGGAAAGGTGGAATACATCGTGAAACTCGAGGAGTATGGATTTGGAGTAAACCATATCTTGTACAAAAGAAGAATGGTACAACG ATTGCATTATTACTGATGTACACTCAGGGATGTTTTGATAAAAGTGGAGCAAGAAATGATTCAAACCTCTTTACATTTAGCACATTGCTGAGTTCTGttcaaatttacaacttaaaaGAGCAAATAAAGGAAAATCATCTGCAATCATTGGCT GTATTCATTGACCATGCAAAAGAATCCATGAAAAAAGTTCAGAGCATGCGATGTTTTCAG ACTCTACTTTTCCTGGTTCGTGATTGGATCGGTGAAGATGATTTCCCGTTCGGTAAAGAGGGAGGTGACAAGTACTTGGAGCATGAGGTCTTCCACTACGAAGGCAATGATCCTGACATAACTATGGTGATAGATCAGATAAGAACAGCTTTCACCTCAACAAATTGTGTCTTGCTTCCTCATCCTGGAAACGTAATTGCTAAAGGAAAACCAAAGAAACCAGGAACTCCCATCTGTGTAAAAG ACATGGATGATGAGTTCAGAGAAGAAATACATCATTTTCTTCGTATCCTCATTGATGATTTCACGATTCCGTTGAAAGTTGGGCAAAAAGATATTGTTGGTGAAGAGTTGttgaattttacaaacaacCTTTTTGACTTACTTCAAACCAATGACATTGAAAACCCTGCATCTGCAATGGAG GGAATTAGCATGGCAAAAGGTCAAACCTTAATGCAGAGGATACTTCGAGAATATGACACAACTCTG GAAACAGCCATCAAAGGTAAATGTGAGGATTCAGTTCTTACGAGGAAGCATAACGAAGCAAAACGGAAGGCACTACAAGATTACGATAAAGATTCTGCTGCACTGCACAAAAATCATAAAGAACCATACAAAGAACGCTTGGAGAaggaaataaaatacatttttctgAAGCACTTGGATAGTTGGCAAACAAATCCG ACTATTCTACACCTTCAGTACAATGAGAAATTGCTGGAAATCATTAGAAACTATGAAAGGCTTTTAGAA GAAAAGGATCCTTCAGCTAAAGAAAAAGTAAATGAAGATTTTCGTAAATTCTTTTCTGATAAACCCCGTTATCATCAATATGAAGAAAAACTGAAGTCACGCATGAAGATCATTGAAGAATTGAAGTTGAATCCATTCAATTCATCATTGAAggtgaaagaaaaagaaattcaCAAG AGAGAAGAAGAAATAAGAGGAACAAGAGTTATTGAACATTTGCAACAGCAGTACAACACTTCGATG GATGATTTAGGTCATTGCACAGAAGAAGGTTTAAAAACCAGCCATGAAAAGTTCCAAAGCAACATTCTACGAAATTACGAACAACTGTTCGAAACACGATATGACCATCTTCATCATGAACTCAGAATGCGGCTGGTTGAAATGCTAGAACAGTCTTTTAGAaattatcaacacaaaagtcTGGAAAAAGAG AACACGCTTCACAAGAAGTACGAAGAACTggtcaataaaactttgaaaaatttcgaaaaagACTTAGAA gATGGCAAAAAAGATGCAAAGGAAAATGCCTTGACatcttttattgaaaataaacCTGATGATGATACTTATCATGGAGAATATTATGAAAAATTAGTTGCAAATATGAAGAACTTTCAACGCCATTTTGAAAATCAGCagcaattgaaaaaa GAACTCgacaattgcaaaaaagaaCTCGGCAATTTGGAAAAAGAATTGAGGAAATCTAAAGAACAAAACAAGAAACTATTTGTG GACTTGACCAGCAACAAAGATGTAATCAGACAACTAACTGAAAAAACAAGGCAATTGGAGGATTtcgaaaacaagaaaaacagt GATGCAACACACATTCCACTGGAACAAATATGGGCTATACCAGGTGAAGAAGGATTTTTGGGAGAAGGAAGCTTTGGATGTGTTAGACTTGGATTTACTAAAGCAAACGGAGCTGTTGCTGTAAAGATATTTAAAGTTACAGGCTCTGGAAGGGAGATCAAAGAAACGCACAATAA AGTCATGAAAGAAATTCGAAATCTCAAACTCTCCAACCATGCAAATGTGATTCGTTTGGAAGGCTACACAACATGGCGTGGTGCTGCAGGAATCATAATGGAATACATGCCTGCGGGAGACCTTCACTTTTTCCTTACAGCTTGTAACAACCACACACCTGGGTTCAAAATTCCAGACATACCAGCAGATATCCGTCTTCGGATCTGCGCTGATGTGACGTCTGGTGTTGCTTTTCTTCACCATGGCTTCACCGATCAGCGAATCACGCATGGCGACCTCAAGCCACACAATATTCTACTCACGTATGACTTGAGATGTAAGGTTGGTGACTTCGGTGGCACCCAGTTCGCAACATGCACTGATGAAGTTCACGGAATCTCTGTCGGAGGCAGGCAAGAGTTTACTTATTGTTATGCATCACCCGAACGTTTGCTAAACCGCACAATTCGCACAAGCAAAGCCATGGATGTTTATAGTGTGTCTATGATATATTATGAGGTGCTTGCGCGTAAAGCACCATTTAGGGGTTCAGGAATGTCACGTGACGACATTGTTGACCACGTGGCCCGTCAAAGGATGCGACCCAGTTTAGATGATGTCGAATCATTGAAAGAGAAATCCTCCACTGATGATGAAGAGATCATCAGTCTAATTGAAGATCAAATGAAAAAGTGTTGGAGTCATTCTCCTGAAGAAAGACCTTCCATGATAGATGTACGTGACGTCTTCGAAAGAGTCCTTGCTACTAAAGACATACCATCCATCATGCAGCACATTACAAACATTACACAGCACATGGATATCAGAATACCATCATGTCATCAGGTACAATGTGTACGCATCGATGAGATTCCTACAGGCTCCGCGACAAGAAGATAA
- the LOC143449463 gene encoding uncharacterized protein LOC143449463 isoform X1: MDFTRKVYFKLLTAVGGTAPPGNAIQVLIPKEDGRYDMDKAVLKNLAEHPDVIHNPVAVISIAGAMREGKSFMLSLLTLYLESNLDSHWLDKPDTPIPYNFNWKGGIHRETRGVWIWSKPYLVQKKNGTTIALLLMYTQGCFDKSGARNDSNLFTFSTLLSSVQIYNLKEQIKENHLQSLAVFIDHAKESMKKVQSMRCFQTLLFLVRDWIGEDDFPFGKEGGDKYLEHEVFHYEGNDPDITMVIDQIRTAFTSTNCVLLPHPGNVIAKGKPKKPGTPICVKDMDDEFREEIHHFLRILIDDFTIPLKVGQKDIVGEELLNFTNNLFDLLQTNDIENPASAMEGISMAKGQTLMQRILREYDTTLETAIKGKCEDSVLTRKHNEAKRKALQDYDKDSAALHKNHKEPYKERLEKEIKYIFLKHLDSWQTNPTILHLQYNEKLLEIIRNYERLLEEKDPSAKEKVNEDFRKFFSDKPRYHQYEEKLKSRMKIIEELKLNPFNSSLKVKEKEIHKREEEIRGTRVIEHLQQQYNTSMDDLGHCTEEGLKTSHEKFQSNILRNYEQLFETRYDHLHHELRMRLVEMLEQSFRNYQHKSLEKENTLHKKYEELVNKTLKNFEKDLEDGKKDAKENALTSFIENKPDDDTYHGEYYEKLVANMKNFQRHFENQQQLKKELDNCKKELGNLEKELRKSKEQNKKLFVDLTSNKDVIRQLTEKTRQLEDFENKKNSDATHIPLEQIWAIPGEEGFLGEGSFGCVRLGFTKANGAVAVKIFKVTGSGREIKETHNKVMKEIRNLKLSNHANVIRLEGYTTWRGAAGIIMEYMPAGDLHFFLTACNNHTPGFKIPDIPADIRLRICADVTSGVAFLHHGFTDQRITHGDLKPHNILLTYDLRCKVGDFGGTQFATCTDEVHGISVGGRQEFTYCYASPERLLNRTIRTSKAMDVYSVSMIYYEVLARKAPFRGSGMSRDDIVDHVARQRMRPSLDDVESLKEKSSTDDEEIISLIEDQMKKCWSHSPEERPSMIDVRDVFERVLATKDIPSIMQHITNITQHMDIRIPSCHQVQCVRIDEIPTGSATRR, encoded by the exons ATGGACTTCACGCGAAAGGTTTATTTCAAACTCTTAACAGCAGTTGGTGGTACCG CACCTCCTGGGAACGCGATTCAAGTGCTGATACCCAAAGAAGATGGCAGATATGACATGGACAAAGCTGTCTTGAAGAACTTGGCAGAACATCCTGACGTCATACACAATCCTGTTGCAGTCATTTCCATTGCTGGAGCCATGCGAGAAGGAAAATCATTTATGCTGAGTTTGTTGACCCTGTATCTGGAGTCTAACCTG GACAGCCACTGGCTAGACAAACCTGACACTCCAATCCCATATAATTTCAACTGGAAAGGTGGAATACATCGTGAAACTCGAGGAGTATGGATTTGGAGTAAACCATATCTTGTACAAAAGAAGAATGGTACAACG ATTGCATTATTACTGATGTACACTCAGGGATGTTTTGATAAAAGTGGAGCAAGAAATGATTCAAACCTCTTTACATTTAGCACATTGCTGAGTTCTGttcaaatttacaacttaaaaGAGCAAATAAAGGAAAATCATCTGCAATCATTGGCT GTATTCATTGACCATGCAAAAGAATCCATGAAAAAAGTTCAGAGCATGCGATGTTTTCAG ACTCTACTTTTCCTGGTTCGTGATTGGATCGGTGAAGATGATTTCCCGTTCGGTAAAGAGGGAGGTGACAAGTACTTGGAGCATGAGGTCTTCCACTACGAAGGCAATGATCCTGACATAACTATGGTGATAGATCAGATAAGAACAGCTTTCACCTCAACAAATTGTGTCTTGCTTCCTCATCCTGGAAACGTAATTGCTAAAGGAAAACCAAAGAAACCAGGAACTCCCATCTGTGTAAAAG ACATGGATGATGAGTTCAGAGAAGAAATACATCATTTTCTTCGTATCCTCATTGATGATTTCACGATTCCGTTGAAAGTTGGGCAAAAAGATATTGTTGGTGAAGAGTTGttgaattttacaaacaacCTTTTTGACTTACTTCAAACCAATGACATTGAAAACCCTGCATCTGCAATGGAG GGAATTAGCATGGCAAAAGGTCAAACCTTAATGCAGAGGATACTTCGAGAATATGACACAACTCTG GAAACAGCCATCAAAGGTAAATGTGAGGATTCAGTTCTTACGAGGAAGCATAACGAAGCAAAACGGAAGGCACTACAAGATTACGATAAAGATTCTGCTGCACTGCACAAAAATCATAAAGAACCATACAAAGAACGCTTGGAGAaggaaataaaatacatttttctgAAGCACTTGGATAGTTGGCAAACAAATCCG ACTATTCTACACCTTCAGTACAATGAGAAATTGCTGGAAATCATTAGAAACTATGAAAGGCTTTTAGAA GAAAAGGATCCTTCAGCTAAAGAAAAAGTAAATGAAGATTTTCGTAAATTCTTTTCTGATAAACCCCGTTATCATCAATATGAAGAAAAACTGAAGTCACGCATGAAGATCATTGAAGAATTGAAGTTGAATCCATTCAATTCATCATTGAAggtgaaagaaaaagaaattcaCAAG AGAGAAGAAGAAATAAGAGGAACAAGAGTTATTGAACATTTGCAACAGCAGTACAACACTTCGATG GATGATTTAGGTCATTGCACAGAAGAAGGTTTAAAAACCAGCCATGAAAAGTTCCAAAGCAACATTCTACGAAATTACGAACAACTGTTCGAAACACGATATGACCATCTTCATCATGAACTCAGAATGCGGCTGGTTGAAATGCTAGAACAGTCTTTTAGAaattatcaacacaaaagtcTGGAAAAAGAG AACACGCTTCACAAGAAGTACGAAGAACTggtcaataaaactttgaaaaatttcgaaaaagACTTAGAA gATGGCAAAAAAGATGCAAAGGAAAATGCCTTGACatcttttattgaaaataaacCTGATGATGATACTTATCATGGAGAATATTATGAAAAATTAGTTGCAAATATGAAGAACTTTCAACGCCATTTTGAAAATCAGCagcaattgaaaaaa GAACTCgacaattgcaaaaaagaaCTCGGCAATTTGGAAAAAGAATTGAGGAAATCTAAAGAACAAAACAAGAAACTATTTGTG GACTTGACCAGCAACAAAGATGTAATCAGACAACTAACTGAAAAAACAAGGCAATTGGAGGATTtcgaaaacaagaaaaacagt GATGCAACACACATTCCACTGGAACAAATATGGGCTATACCAGGTGAAGAAGGATTTTTGGGAGAAGGAAGCTTTGGATGTGTTAGACTTGGATTTACTAAAGCAAACGGAGCTGTTGCTGTAAAGATATTTAAAGTTACAGGCTCTGGAAGGGAGATCAAAGAAACGCACAATAA AGTCATGAAAGAAATTCGAAATCTCAAACTCTCCAACCATGCAAATGTGATTCGTTTGGAAGGCTACACAACATGGCGTGGTGCTGCAGGAATCATAATGGAATACATGCCTGCGGGAGACCTTCACTTTTTCCTTACAGCTTGTAACAACCACACACCTGGGTTCAAAATTCCAGACATACCAGCAGATATCCGTCTTCGGATCTGCGCTGATGTGACGTCTGGTGTTGCTTTTCTTCACCATGGCTTCACCGATCAGCGAATCACGCATGGCGACCTCAAGCCACACAATATTCTACTCACGTATGACTTGAGATGTAAGGTTGGTGACTTCGGTGGCACCCAGTTCGCAACATGCACTGATGAAGTTCACGGAATCTCTGTCGGAGGCAGGCAAGAGTTTACTTATTGTTATGCATCACCCGAACGTTTGCTAAACCGCACAATTCGCACAAGCAAAGCCATGGATGTTTATAGTGTGTCTATGATATATTATGAGGTGCTTGCGCGTAAAGCACCATTTAGGGGTTCAGGAATGTCACGTGACGACATTGTTGACCACGTGGCCCGTCAAAGGATGCGACCCAGTTTAGATGATGTCGAATCATTGAAAGAGAAATCCTCCACTGATGATGAAGAGATCATCAGTCTAATTGAAGATCAAATGAAAAAGTGTTGGAGTCATTCTCCTGAAGAAAGACCTTCCATGATAGATGTACGTGACGTCTTCGAAAGAGTCCTTGCTACTAAAGACATACCATCCATCATGCAGCACATTACAAACATTACACAGCACATGGATATCAGAATACCATCATGTCATCAGGTACAATGTGTACGCATCGATGAGATTCCTACAGGCTCCGCGACAAGAAGATAA
- the LOC143449463 gene encoding uncharacterized protein LOC143449463 isoform X3, whose protein sequence is MYLESKLDSHWLDKPDTPIPYNFNWKGGIHRETRGVWIWSKPYLVQKKNGTTIALLLMYTQGCFDKSGARNDSNLFTFSTLLSSVQIYNLKEQIKENHLQSLAVFIDHAKESMKKVQSMRCFQTLLFLVRDWIGEDDFPFGKEGGDKYLEHEVFHYEGNDPDITMVIDQIRTAFTSTNCVLLPHPGNVIAKGKPKKPGTPICVKDMDDEFREEIHHFLRILIDDFTIPLKVGQKDIVGEELLNFTNNLFDLLQTNDIENPASAMEGISMAKGQTLMQRILREYDTTLETAIKGKCEDSVLTRKHNEAKRKALQDYDKDSAALHKNHKEPYKERLEKEIKYIFLKHLDSWQTNPTILHLQYNEKLLEIIRNYERLLEEKDPSAKEKVNEDFRKFFSDKPRYHQYEEKLKSRMKIIEELKLNPFNSSLKVKEKEIHKREEEIRGTRVIEHLQQQYNTSMDDLGHCTEEGLKTSHEKFQSNILRNYEQLFETRYDHLHHELRMRLVEMLEQSFRNYQHKSLEKENTLHKKYEELVNKTLKNFEKDLEDGKKDAKENALTSFIENKPDDDTYHGEYYEKLVANMKNFQRHFENQQQLKKELDNCKKELGNLEKELRKSKEQNKKLFVDLTSNKDVIRQLTEKTRQLEDFENKKNSDATHIPLEQIWAIPGEEGFLGEGSFGCVRLGFTKANGAVAVKIFKVTGSGREIKETHNKVMKEIRNLKLSNHANVIRLEGYTTWRGAAGIIMEYMPAGDLHFFLTACNNHTPGFKIPDIPADIRLRICADVTSGVAFLHHGFTDQRITHGDLKPHNILLTYDLRCKVGDFGGTQFATCTDEVHGISVGGRQEFTYCYASPERLLNRTIRTSKAMDVYSVSMIYYEVLARKAPFRGSGMSRDDIVDHVARQRMRPSLDDVESLKEKSSTDDEEIISLIEDQMKKCWSHSPEERPSMIDVRDVFERVLATKDIPSIMQHITNITQHMDIRIPSCHQVQCVRIDEIPTGSATRR, encoded by the exons ATGTATCTGGAGTCTAAGCTG GACAGCCACTGGCTAGACAAACCTGACACTCCAATCCCATATAATTTCAACTGGAAAGGTGGAATACATCGTGAAACTCGAGGAGTATGGATTTGGAGTAAACCATATCTTGTACAAAAGAAGAATGGTACAACG ATTGCATTATTACTGATGTACACTCAGGGATGTTTTGATAAAAGTGGAGCAAGAAATGATTCAAACCTCTTTACATTTAGCACATTGCTGAGTTCTGttcaaatttacaacttaaaaGAGCAAATAAAGGAAAATCATCTGCAATCATTGGCT GTATTCATTGACCATGCAAAAGAATCCATGAAAAAAGTTCAGAGCATGCGATGTTTTCAG ACTCTACTTTTCCTGGTTCGTGATTGGATCGGTGAAGATGATTTCCCGTTCGGTAAAGAGGGAGGTGACAAGTACTTGGAGCATGAGGTCTTCCACTACGAAGGCAATGATCCTGACATAACTATGGTGATAGATCAGATAAGAACAGCTTTCACCTCAACAAATTGTGTCTTGCTTCCTCATCCTGGAAACGTAATTGCTAAAGGAAAACCAAAGAAACCAGGAACTCCCATCTGTGTAAAAG ACATGGATGATGAGTTCAGAGAAGAAATACATCATTTTCTTCGTATCCTCATTGATGATTTCACGATTCCGTTGAAAGTTGGGCAAAAAGATATTGTTGGTGAAGAGTTGttgaattttacaaacaacCTTTTTGACTTACTTCAAACCAATGACATTGAAAACCCTGCATCTGCAATGGAG GGAATTAGCATGGCAAAAGGTCAAACCTTAATGCAGAGGATACTTCGAGAATATGACACAACTCTG GAAACAGCCATCAAAGGTAAATGTGAGGATTCAGTTCTTACGAGGAAGCATAACGAAGCAAAACGGAAGGCACTACAAGATTACGATAAAGATTCTGCTGCACTGCACAAAAATCATAAAGAACCATACAAAGAACGCTTGGAGAaggaaataaaatacatttttctgAAGCACTTGGATAGTTGGCAAACAAATCCG ACTATTCTACACCTTCAGTACAATGAGAAATTGCTGGAAATCATTAGAAACTATGAAAGGCTTTTAGAA GAAAAGGATCCTTCAGCTAAAGAAAAAGTAAATGAAGATTTTCGTAAATTCTTTTCTGATAAACCCCGTTATCATCAATATGAAGAAAAACTGAAGTCACGCATGAAGATCATTGAAGAATTGAAGTTGAATCCATTCAATTCATCATTGAAggtgaaagaaaaagaaattcaCAAG AGAGAAGAAGAAATAAGAGGAACAAGAGTTATTGAACATTTGCAACAGCAGTACAACACTTCGATG GATGATTTAGGTCATTGCACAGAAGAAGGTTTAAAAACCAGCCATGAAAAGTTCCAAAGCAACATTCTACGAAATTACGAACAACTGTTCGAAACACGATATGACCATCTTCATCATGAACTCAGAATGCGGCTGGTTGAAATGCTAGAACAGTCTTTTAGAaattatcaacacaaaagtcTGGAAAAAGAG AACACGCTTCACAAGAAGTACGAAGAACTggtcaataaaactttgaaaaatttcgaaaaagACTTAGAA gATGGCAAAAAAGATGCAAAGGAAAATGCCTTGACatcttttattgaaaataaacCTGATGATGATACTTATCATGGAGAATATTATGAAAAATTAGTTGCAAATATGAAGAACTTTCAACGCCATTTTGAAAATCAGCagcaattgaaaaaa GAACTCgacaattgcaaaaaagaaCTCGGCAATTTGGAAAAAGAATTGAGGAAATCTAAAGAACAAAACAAGAAACTATTTGTG GACTTGACCAGCAACAAAGATGTAATCAGACAACTAACTGAAAAAACAAGGCAATTGGAGGATTtcgaaaacaagaaaaacagt GATGCAACACACATTCCACTGGAACAAATATGGGCTATACCAGGTGAAGAAGGATTTTTGGGAGAAGGAAGCTTTGGATGTGTTAGACTTGGATTTACTAAAGCAAACGGAGCTGTTGCTGTAAAGATATTTAAAGTTACAGGCTCTGGAAGGGAGATCAAAGAAACGCACAATAA AGTCATGAAAGAAATTCGAAATCTCAAACTCTCCAACCATGCAAATGTGATTCGTTTGGAAGGCTACACAACATGGCGTGGTGCTGCAGGAATCATAATGGAATACATGCCTGCGGGAGACCTTCACTTTTTCCTTACAGCTTGTAACAACCACACACCTGGGTTCAAAATTCCAGACATACCAGCAGATATCCGTCTTCGGATCTGCGCTGATGTGACGTCTGGTGTTGCTTTTCTTCACCATGGCTTCACCGATCAGCGAATCACGCATGGCGACCTCAAGCCACACAATATTCTACTCACGTATGACTTGAGATGTAAGGTTGGTGACTTCGGTGGCACCCAGTTCGCAACATGCACTGATGAAGTTCACGGAATCTCTGTCGGAGGCAGGCAAGAGTTTACTTATTGTTATGCATCACCCGAACGTTTGCTAAACCGCACAATTCGCACAAGCAAAGCCATGGATGTTTATAGTGTGTCTATGATATATTATGAGGTGCTTGCGCGTAAAGCACCATTTAGGGGTTCAGGAATGTCACGTGACGACATTGTTGACCACGTGGCCCGTCAAAGGATGCGACCCAGTTTAGATGATGTCGAATCATTGAAAGAGAAATCCTCCACTGATGATGAAGAGATCATCAGTCTAATTGAAGATCAAATGAAAAAGTGTTGGAGTCATTCTCCTGAAGAAAGACCTTCCATGATAGATGTACGTGACGTCTTCGAAAGAGTCCTTGCTACTAAAGACATACCATCCATCATGCAGCACATTACAAACATTACACAGCACATGGATATCAGAATACCATCATGTCATCAGGTACAATGTGTACGCATCGATGAGATTCCTACAGGCTCCGCGACAAGAAGATAA